In Neovison vison isolate M4711 chromosome 14, ASM_NN_V1, whole genome shotgun sequence, the following proteins share a genomic window:
- the LOC122896033 gene encoding translation initiation factor IF-2-like, protein MPLAPPTPSSVSPPLPQPTPPAPPPMPLVPSKPPPSAPPLATPKPLSALSLLPTPLKPPLSAPPALSPPRPLAPLTPPSGPSLVPPLTSSAPPPTPLVPSLKPLPLLSPPSPPLMPLQLPPPLEPRTPSEPKPLVQPKAFAPMPLGALHATVCSATASAAGPLAPLTQPLLPPPLPLPPPPLPPAPHRRLKRRLRRCRGRWPEKRRRRSWRRPQTSGDASASAAPAAWAAQAASRFKWRRRRRRRRRSGGGGGAYGSGGGRVGGRSGNSRGADSGVGGAGGCGADGGGGAGGCGGGSGGTDDGVGGSGCLGAESGGVVDGGGFGGGGIVGGGVGGVGCGSGGGTDDGVGAASGIGSDSWAAQAATAWASTAPAAAAAAAAAVAAVEQTAASAQTASAAQAVLATQAAAPAQMAATQMAAAGIAQAAAAAAPARASN, encoded by the exons ATGCCGCTTGCACCGCCGACACCGTCGTCTGTGTCGCCGCCCCTTCCGCAGCCAACACCGCCTGCGCCGCCGCCGATGCCGCTTGTTCCGTCCAAGCCACCTCCGTCTGCACCGCCGCTTGCGACGCCGAAGCCGCTGTCTGCACTGTCGCTGCTACCGACGCCGCTGAAGCCGCCGCTGTCTGCACCGCCGGCGTTGTCTCCGCCGAGGCCGCTTGCACCCTTGACGCCGCCGTCGGGGCCGTCGCTGGTTCCGCCGCTGACGTCGTCTGCGCCGCCACCGACGCCGCTTGTGCCGTCGCTGAAGCCGCTGCCACTGCTATCCCCGCCGTCGCCGCCGCTTATGCCGCTGCAGCTGCCGCCACCGCTTGAGCCCCGGACGCCTTCAGAGCCGAAGCCGCTTGTGCAGCCGAAGGCATTTGCCCCTATGCCGCTTGGCGCCCTCCACGCCACTGTCTGCAGCGCCACTGCTTCCGCCGCAGGGCCGCTTGCGCCTCTGACGCAGCCGCTTCTGCCGCCGCCGCTTCCGCTTCCGCCGCCGCCGCTTCCGCCGGCGCCACA CCGGCGGCTTAAGCGGCGTCTGAGGCGGTGCAGAGGGCGTTGGCCGGAGAAGAGGCGGCGGCGCAGTTGGCGGCGTCCCCAGACAAGCGGGGACGCTTCGGCGTCGGCGGCGCCAGCGGCCTGGGCTGCACAAGCGGCGTCGAGATTCaagtggcggcggcggcgcagACGGCGGCGGCGaagcggcggcggtggcggcgccTACGGTAGCGGTGGCGGCAGAGTCGGCGGCCGCAGCGGTAACAGCCGCGGTGCAGACAGCGGCGTCGGGGGCGCAGGCGGTTGCGGTGCAGACGGCGGTGGCGGCGCAGGCGGTTGCGGCGGCGGAAGCGGCGGCACAGACGACGGCGTCGGCGGTTCAGGCTGCCTCGGGGCAGAAAGCGGTGGCGTTGTAGACGGCGGTGGCTTTGGTGGAGGCGGCATTGTCGGCGGCGGCGTAGGCGGTGTTGGCTGCGGAAGCGGCGGCGGCACAGACGACGGTGTGGGCGCTGCAAGCGGCATTGGCTCAGACAGCTGGGCTGCACAAGCGGCAACCGCTTGGGCCTCAACGGCTCcagcagcggcagcggcggcggcagcggcggtaGCAGCGGTGGAGCAGACGGCGGCGTCGGCGCAGACTGCGTCGGCTGCACAAGCGGTGTTGGCGACTCAAGCGGCGGCTCCGGCGCAGATGGCAGCAACGCAGATGGCGGCGGCGGGGATTGCTcaagcggcggcagcggcagctccAGCGAGGGccagcaactga